In one window of Kiritimatiellia bacterium DNA:
- a CDS encoding DUF1320 domain-containing protein translates to MYITFDDITDRIPQDGLESLCRASGSALTAKIEEVIARAEAKVNGYAAAKYALPLPASPLPAGWALALAEYELYKLGPGGKVSEKIRQAYEDTIKELRDLAAGTISLPAGDDGTVPEQKVGAAVKVDSNTQVMDGSIYGY, encoded by the coding sequence ATGTACATAACTTTTGACGATATCACTGATCGGATTCCCCAGGATGGCCTGGAAAGCCTGTGCAGGGCCTCCGGCAGCGCGTTGACGGCCAAAATTGAGGAAGTGATCGCCCGGGCGGAAGCGAAGGTCAACGGCTACGCCGCGGCCAAATACGCGCTGCCGCTGCCGGCGTCGCCGTTGCCGGCCGGCTGGGCGCTGGCGCTGGCTGAATACGAGCTGTACAAACTCGGCCCAGGCGGGAAGGTATCGGAAAAGATTCGGCAGGCGTATGAGGACACTATAAAGGAATTGCGCGACCTGGCCGCCGGAACAATATCGCTGCCGGCCGGCGATGACGGAACCGTCCCGGAACAGAAGGTAGGCGCCGCCGTCAAGGTCGACAGCAATACGCAGGTAATGGATGGCTCGATTTATGGATATTAG
- a CDS encoding Mu-like prophage major head subunit gpT family protein — MDINRGNMNALFTGYNMSFQEGQQLADQAYKRFATVMPSTHSSEIFPFLDRFGGMREWIGDRQMKSVASHKKTVVNRKFEDSVKVKRDDIEDDTYGLYNSMLQDLGLNAEDLWRELAEEALSGGFDDDWIDELDFFSDTRKYGEYSITNIGSAALSDTALTSVVTAMLQYRGHNGKFLNLRPDLLIVGPQNRGTAFDILKNDLIIKTKGAATGVIKNQYAMEGTIDYQVVNSLGAEWFVTCTNRPLKAVGVLQRVLAKLTRQDRDEDAGVYERDEYSYGTRARGAGFLTLPHLIYANDPS, encoded by the coding sequence ATGGATATCAACAGAGGAAATATGAACGCGTTGTTCACCGGCTACAATATGTCCTTCCAGGAAGGACAGCAACTGGCCGACCAGGCATACAAACGCTTTGCCACGGTCATGCCGTCAACGCATTCCAGTGAAATTTTTCCGTTTCTGGACAGATTCGGAGGAATGCGCGAGTGGATCGGCGACCGCCAGATGAAATCGGTAGCCAGCCATAAAAAGACGGTTGTCAACCGTAAATTCGAAGACTCGGTAAAGGTCAAGCGCGACGATATCGAGGACGATACCTATGGGCTGTACAATTCAATGCTCCAGGATCTCGGACTCAACGCCGAGGATCTGTGGCGGGAACTGGCAGAGGAAGCGCTTTCAGGCGGTTTTGACGACGACTGGATTGACGAGCTGGATTTTTTCAGCGACACCCGGAAATACGGGGAATATTCGATCACCAATATCGGCAGCGCCGCCCTGAGCGATACCGCGCTGACCAGCGTTGTGACCGCGATGCTCCAGTACCGGGGGCATAACGGCAAGTTCCTGAATCTCAGGCCGGACCTGCTGATTGTCGGCCCGCAGAACCGCGGCACCGCGTTCGACATTCTCAAGAATGATCTGATCATCAAGACCAAAGGCGCGGCCACCGGCGTCATCAAGAACCAGTACGCCATGGAAGGCACCATTGATTACCAGGTCGTCAACAGTCTGGGCGCGGAATGGTTCGTCACCTGCACCAACCGGCCGCTGAAAGCAGTCGGCGTGCTGCAGCGGGTTCTGGCGAAGCTGACCAGGCAGGATCGCGATGAAGATGCCGGCGTCTACGAAAGAGACGAGTACTCTTACGGCACCAGGGCGCGCGGCGCCGGTTTTCTGACTCTGCCGCACCTGATCTACGCGAACGATCCCAGCTAA